TATCAAAAAAACAAAGATCTTTACGAGTTTGAGGATTCTTATCGTTTGGCTCACATTGTAGTCAAAACGAAAAAGGAAGCCGATGAAGTGATTCAAGATCTTGAAGGGGGCTCCAGCTTCCAAGCCGTGGCAGCCGAACGGTCGATTGACAGGTATACGTCCCAATATGGCGGGGATTTGGGTTTTGTTTCTTCAAAGCAGGAAAATATTCCGGGTGAGTATATAGAAAATGCAGCAAGGCTTACACCAAACGAGTTTGACAAGAATCCGGTGAAGGTCGACCAGGGGTACGCGGTCATACAGCTACGGGAAAAGCTTGATGCTCGGGTCTTTTCTTATGAAGAAGTAAAGAATCAAATTAAACGGCAAATTGCGATGGAGCAGCTGGGAGATCAGGCGAATGTGAAAACCCTTTGGGATGAAGCGAAAGTGAATTGGTTTTTTGAGGGGAAAGAGTAACAGGTGAAGTGCGATCCTACAAGTGATTAAAATACATATTTAAAAAATGAGGTGTTTATTTTGGTACGTGTGGCTAATCATATTTACGAATTAATCGGCAATACGCCGATCGTTAAGCTAAATCATTTGGTCGATGAAAACAGTGCTGATATCTACTTAAAGCTTGAATACATGAATCCAGGAAGCAGTGTAAAAGACCGGATTGCCCTTGCAATGATTGAAGAAGCTGAGGAAAAAGGGCTCCTAAAAGAAGGAGATACTTTGATTGAGC
This window of the Bacillus gobiensis genome carries:
- a CDS encoding peptidyl-prolyl cis-trans isomerase — translated: MNRKIWTVIMVMIVVNIVVVAYVLTRNHVTASSGNNEEVATIGSDSISREEWLNKMEENHGKDTLEEMINNRVIEQLSEKYGIKVTDKEVDREFLMIKAVYNSFYEDNKTTEAEWKEQIRHNILLEELLTKDVVIPDDELEAFYQKNKDLYEFEDSYRLAHIVVKTKKEADEVIQDLEGGSSFQAVAAERSIDRYTSQYGGDLGFVSSKQENIPGEYIENAARLTPNEFDKNPVKVDQGYAVIQLREKLDARVFSYEEVKNQIKRQIAMEQLGDQANVKTLWDEAKVNWFFEGKE